One stretch of Tepidibacter hydrothermalis DNA includes these proteins:
- the pelG gene encoding exopolysaccharide Pel transporter PelG: MAGIGFTLKKLFKEEFFTTRLKAYMYSSIVAAGPWIAAVLTVNILLFMSEYYFDDMSQKDLFMGTIVYSFVFSQIITAPWQLLITRYISDKLYVKDYDYIKSSFTGLSRLVFVITYIVGFIYYYKNQLPLYYKFMSLSLFVFISLIWIIMVYLSAIKNYSIISYAYIIGGIISIILSVIFINYSLQFKEYSIASGLLLAYLIGIIVTYSILLYSFLSTFYVSNNKEYDFLRYLSKFYSLFYIGLFYTLGLWIDDILMWYSPLGVDIYETYKYAPLYDNAVFIAYLTVIPTMVLFMVSIETEFYDKYKKYYTLSMENGTYDDIEVARKQMEKSVYKQMIYTMETQTIISLTLIVISGKIFSYLGIPIIIRDIFRIAALGALCNIFILIIILILLYFESRKFALTIASLFMLSNAIFTLYFIPKGIEFYGFGYFMGSFITLVIAIVIMVRFLKDINYYTFGKQPLFIAEEKGIFASIANNINTLSNDIENE; encoded by the coding sequence ATGGCGGGTATAGGATTTACTTTAAAAAAATTGTTTAAAGAAGAATTTTTTACTACAAGGTTAAAGGCGTATATGTATTCGTCAATAGTTGCGGCTGGGCCTTGGATAGCAGCAGTTTTGACTGTGAATATACTATTGTTTATGTCTGAGTATTATTTTGATGATATGTCTCAAAAAGATTTATTTATGGGAACAATAGTTTATAGTTTTGTATTTTCTCAAATAATAACTGCGCCATGGCAGCTGTTAATAACTAGATATATATCTGATAAATTATATGTTAAAGATTATGATTACATCAAATCATCATTCACAGGTCTTAGCAGATTAGTATTTGTAATAACTTATATTGTAGGTTTTATTTATTATTACAAAAATCAATTGCCTTTATATTATAAATTTATGTCACTTTCGTTATTTGTATTTATATCATTGATATGGATTATAATGGTTTATTTAAGTGCTATAAAGAACTATTCCATAATTTCATATGCTTATATAATTGGAGGTATAATTTCCATTATATTATCAGTCATATTTATTAATTATTCATTACAATTTAAAGAATATTCTATTGCAAGTGGGTTGCTTTTAGCATATTTGATTGGAATAATAGTTACTTATTCAATTTTATTATATAGTTTTTTATCAACTTTTTATGTTAGCAACAATAAGGAGTATGATTTTCTTAGATATTTAAGCAAGTTTTATAGCTTATTTTATATAGGTCTTTTTTACACATTAGGATTATGGATTGATGATATTTTGATGTGGTATTCTCCATTAGGAGTAGATATATATGAAACATATAAATATGCACCTCTTTATGATAATGCTGTATTTATAGCATACTTAACTGTTATACCTACAATGGTTCTTTTTATGGTATCTATCGAAACTGAATTCTATGATAAATATAAAAAGTACTATACGCTTTCAATGGAAAATGGAACATATGATGATATAGAAGTAGCAAGAAAGCAAATGGAGAAATCTGTATACAAACAAATGATATACACAATGGAGACTCAAACAATAATTTCTTTAACACTAATAGTCATTTCTGGAAAGATATTTTCATACTTAGGTATACCTATAATAATAAGAGATATATTTAGAATAGCTGCTCTTGGAGCTTTATGTAATATATTTATATTAATAATAATTCTTATTTTACTTTATTTTGAATCAAGAAAGTTTGCATTAACCATAGCATCTTTATTTATGTTGTCTAATGCAATATTTACCTTATATTTTATACCAAAGGGTATTGAATTTTATGGATTTGGATATTTTATGGGTTCATTTATAACTTTGGTTATAGCCATTGTAATAATGGTAAGATTCTTAAAAGATATAAATTACTATACATTTGGAAAACAACCGTTATTTATTGCAGAAGAAAAGGGTATATTTGCAAGTATTGCAAATAATATAAATACTTTATCAAATGATATTGAGAATGAATAA
- a CDS encoding glycoside hydrolase family 66 protein, with translation MIIFIVIMALVGTFIIPINEPISANYNIKEEKNILEVENSIQDFIIYYGDINDKKIKELSKYSLVIIEPRNITKNQVITLKNLGVKVLGYMSVVEQNENNIEFVGLKDSWFYKPYNEKIKIYKWQSWYMDIRKKGYQNFLLEQLYLHIVDKNLDGVFLDTVGDIDDSNWRENDKKGMRENYEKFLLRIKNNYKDLEIVQNWGFETAKNYSAKHINGIMWEGFSFDLLKNDEWSQNRIKDIKDMDIDLYIVTPKKENINKNILNNKLYVHFRNSDIYDTTE, from the coding sequence ATGATTATATTTATAGTAATTATGGCATTAGTAGGAACATTTATTATTCCAATCAATGAACCTATAAGTGCAAATTACAATATAAAGGAAGAAAAGAATATTTTAGAAGTTGAAAATAGTATACAAGATTTTATAATATATTATGGAGATATAAATGACAAGAAGATAAAGGAATTATCAAAGTATTCGCTTGTAATAATAGAACCTAGAAATATAACAAAAAATCAAGTTATTACTTTGAAAAATCTAGGAGTAAAAGTTTTAGGCTATATGTCTGTTGTTGAGCAGAATGAGAATAATATAGAATTTGTAGGGCTGAAAGATTCTTGGTTTTATAAGCCTTACAATGAAAAAATCAAAATTTATAAATGGCAATCTTGGTATATGGATATAAGAAAAAAAGGTTATCAAAATTTTCTTTTAGAACAACTATATTTGCATATTGTTGATAAAAACTTAGATGGTGTATTTTTAGATACGGTTGGGGATATAGATGATTCTAATTGGCGTGAAAATGATAAAAAAGGTATGAGGGAGAATTATGAAAAATTTTTACTTAGAATAAAAAATAATTATAAGGATTTAGAAATTGTTCAAAACTGGGGATTTGAAACTGCAAAAAATTACTCCGCAAAACACATAAATGGTATAATGTGGGAAGGTTTTTCGTTTGATCTTTTAAAAAATGACGAATGGTCTCAAAATAGAATTAAAGATATTAAAGATATGGATATAGATCTTTATATTGTAACACCTAAAAAAGAAAATATAAATAAAAATATATTAAACAATAAATTATATGTGCATTTTAGAAACAGTGATATTTATGATACTACTGAATAA
- a CDS encoding response regulator transcription factor, with protein MEDKILIVDDEKTIAHAISYGFKREGYIVEVAYDGIEALEKISIFQPNLIILDIMMSKMNGFEVCKKVSNRDDIGIILVTAKDDIVDKVLGLELGADDYITKPFDIREVIARSKSLLRRLQKTSNKPEVNEIIIKNLRVIPKYRKVIIEDKCLELKPKEFDLLVILLSNLERVYTREELLDLVWGMEYIGGTRTVDIHIQRLRKKLGSEYQNIIKTIFGVGYKATGDFE; from the coding sequence ATGGAAGATAAAATATTAATAGTAGACGATGAAAAAACTATTGCTCATGCAATTTCTTATGGATTTAAAAGAGAAGGATATATTGTTGAAGTAGCATATGATGGAATTGAAGCATTAGAGAAGATATCAATATTTCAACCGAATTTGATTATTTTAGATATCATGATGTCAAAGATGAATGGGTTTGAGGTATGTAAAAAAGTAAGCAACAGAGATGATATAGGTATTATTCTAGTAACGGCTAAAGATGATATTGTGGATAAGGTATTGGGATTAGAACTTGGAGCGGATGATTACATAACTAAGCCTTTTGATATAAGAGAAGTAATAGCAAGAAGTAAATCATTATTAAGAAGGCTACAAAAGACTTCTAATAAACCTGAAGTTAATGAAATCATAATTAAAAATTTAAGAGTCATTCCAAAATACAGAAAAGTAATAATTGAAGATAAATGCTTAGAATTAAAACCAAAAGAATTTGATTTGTTGGTTATTTTATTATCCAATCTAGAAAGAGTATATACAAGAGAAGAATTGTTAGATTTAGTTTGGGGAATGGAGTATATAGGTGGGACTCGTACAGTAGATATTCATATTCAAAGATTGAGAAAAAAGCTAGGTTCTGAATATCAAAATATAATAAAAACAATATTTGGAGTAGGGTATAAGGCAACCGGTGATTTTGAATGA
- a CDS encoding sensor histidine kinase — protein MKISIRTKLSVFLAILLLLTVCMLSIFVLRGIKKNQQREQESYIAQQAKVANMYIRDFYYAKNPNDINEFLQNNSANIAKQLDRMMGMNVAIYDMSGNEIGNSLLFSSKMDTEDILSYALKDNISYQIIGDTMDYMSPLYDINGQIGVIRFQYSLKKYIDFYKQVTRLFISIGIIVFVLSFISGYYYFDKFVKLILVLKKDVDTIRIGNYNCIVPIKRNDEIGDLSNGIYYMNNQIRKNIYEMEDEQSKLRLAVQKLRALEKQQKTFIGNITHEFKTPLTGIKAYIDLLNIYEDDPNLIKEARSNIEKEADRLYELVNKVLHLSSQEKYDFELQSEKIEIKELIEDVCNRMRGKAQKFNISLDIKLVESVILGDKESLMHIFINLIDNAIKYNMPEGYVFITNYIEKEKVYIEIYNTGNTIPKEDREKVFDSFYTVDKNRSKENSGTGLGLAIVKELVEKQRGTISIIDTRSEGTTVLVSFPLL, from the coding sequence ATGAAGATAAGTATTAGGACGAAATTAAGTGTTTTTTTGGCTATATTGTTACTTTTAACAGTATGTATGTTAAGTATATTTGTGCTTCGTGGAATAAAGAAAAATCAACAAAGAGAACAAGAATCATATATAGCGCAACAAGCCAAGGTTGCCAATATGTATATAAGAGATTTTTATTATGCAAAAAATCCAAATGATATAAATGAATTTTTACAAAATAATAGTGCCAATATTGCAAAACAATTGGATCGTATGATGGGTATGAATGTTGCAATATATGATATGTCAGGAAATGAAATAGGAAATTCATTACTTTTTTCTAGTAAAATGGATACAGAGGATATTTTATCGTATGCATTAAAGGATAATATATCGTATCAAATTATAGGAGATACAATGGATTATATGTCACCTCTATACGATATAAATGGGCAGATTGGTGTTATTAGGTTTCAGTATTCTTTAAAAAAATATATTGATTTTTACAAACAAGTAACAAGGCTTTTTATTAGTATTGGAATCATTGTATTTGTATTGAGTTTTATAAGTGGATATTATTATTTTGATAAATTTGTAAAGCTTATTTTGGTGTTAAAGAAAGATGTAGATACAATTAGAATTGGAAATTATAATTGTATTGTTCCTATTAAAAGAAATGATGAAATTGGAGACTTGAGTAACGGAATTTATTATATGAACAATCAAATTAGAAAAAATATTTATGAAATGGAAGACGAACAGAGTAAGCTAAGGTTAGCAGTACAAAAACTTAGAGCACTAGAAAAACAGCAGAAAACTTTTATTGGGAATATTACACATGAATTTAAAACTCCATTAACAGGCATTAAAGCTTATATTGATTTATTAAATATATATGAAGATGATCCTAATTTAATAAAAGAAGCAAGATCTAATATAGAAAAAGAAGCAGATAGGCTTTATGAATTGGTGAATAAAGTACTGCATTTATCCTCTCAAGAAAAATACGATTTTGAACTTCAGTCAGAAAAAATAGAAATAAAAGAACTGATAGAAGATGTTTGTAATAGAATGAGAGGAAAAGCACAAAAATTTAATATAAGTTTGGATATAAAGTTAGTAGAATCAGTTATTTTAGGAGATAAGGAAAGTTTGATGCATATTTTTATAAATCTTATTGATAATGCAATAAAATACAATATGCCTGAAGGATATGTTTTTATCACGAATTACATTGAAAAAGAGAAAGTTTATATAGAAATATACAATACAGGAAATACAATACCTAAAGAAGACAGAGAAAAAGTGTTTGATTCATTTTATACAGTAGATAAGAATAGATCTAAAGAAAACAGTGGAACAGGATTGGGACTTGCTATTGTAAAAGAACTAGTAGAAAAGCAAAGAGGCACTATTTCTATAATAGATACAAGATCAGAAGGGACAACTGTTCTAGTATCTTTTCCTCTGCTCTAA
- a CDS encoding TolB family protein — MKKRKLSIYLVLISTLLLFVGCTKDLETDREIIKKENKEITVIADTNYTVGKDIVEKINVYEGLKGYDWVENDKIIGIKENENNKLEKLVYDVKDILNFIKKEFTTENLPYQYINVSPDKKHIFFVDSARHIRYIIDLNGNIKAKAEGPYIGELGEAIWINNKELIMPYKGTGFYIINLGGKEIKIEDVEDKEYIYKAVKVGNKIYYSTQIELERKMKVYNISTKETKLFIEDRVVDFHLSPKDNQFVIETHNLNKDKTTVSLVDLEGKNKDAVAEGRMIYGTSWSPDGSKLAYILNSRGEEDEGLFIIDIEKKKKNQVSTTYLDLENHIKWSPSGNKIMISNSEVKDSKWVDKTNVINLK, encoded by the coding sequence ATGAAAAAAAGAAAATTATCAATATATCTAGTCCTAATAAGTACTTTACTTCTATTTGTTGGATGTACAAAAGATCTTGAAACAGACCGTGAAATTATTAAAAAAGAAAATAAAGAAATAACTGTTATAGCAGATACTAATTATACTGTAGGAAAAGATATTGTTGAAAAAATTAATGTATATGAAGGATTAAAAGGATATGATTGGGTAGAGAATGATAAAATAATTGGAATAAAAGAGAATGAAAACAATAAACTTGAAAAATTAGTTTATGATGTAAAAGATATTTTGAATTTTATAAAAAAGGAATTTACTACTGAAAATTTACCATATCAATATATTAATGTTTCACCGGATAAAAAGCATATATTTTTCGTAGATTCCGCTAGACATATACGTTATATTATAGACTTAAACGGCAATATAAAGGCTAAGGCTGAAGGACCTTATATTGGGGAATTAGGAGAGGCTATATGGATTAATAATAAAGAATTAATAATGCCATACAAAGGAACAGGGTTCTATATTATAAATTTAGGTGGAAAAGAAATAAAGATAGAAGATGTGGAAGATAAAGAATATATATATAAAGCTGTAAAAGTTGGAAACAAAATATATTATAGTACGCAAATTGAATTAGAAAGAAAGATGAAAGTATATAATATAAGCACAAAAGAAACAAAATTATTTATTGAAGATAGGGTTGTAGACTTTCATTTATCTCCAAAAGACAATCAATTTGTTATTGAAACACATAATCTAAATAAAGATAAGACAACTGTTTCATTAGTAGATTTAGAAGGAAAAAATAAAGATGCTGTAGCTGAAGGAAGAATGATATATGGAACTAGTTGGTCACCTGATGGATCAAAACTTGCATATATTCTAAATTCACGAGGAGAAGAGGATGAGGGACTTTTTATAATTGATATTGAAAAAAAGAAAAAGAATCAAGTATCTACAACATATTTAGATTTAGAAAATCACATTAAATGGAGTCCTTCAGGTAATAAAATTATGATTAGTAATTCAGAAGTAAAAGATAGTAAATGGGTTGATAAAACAAATGTAATTAATTTAAAATAA
- a CDS encoding thioredoxin family protein, with translation MDKLYTKEIIDNLIKENDMVLVYFGNKGCGVCNILKPRVRERLKSYPKIKLVEIDVDKNLEAAAQFNIFTIPAILIFIKGKESIRQARYINLEKIEYSIKRYYELFHNE, from the coding sequence ATGGATAAATTATATACAAAAGAGATTATTGATAATTTGATAAAAGAAAACGATATGGTTTTGGTTTATTTTGGAAATAAAGGATGTGGTGTATGTAACATACTTAAGCCTAGAGTGCGTGAAAGATTAAAATCATATCCTAAGATAAAATTAGTAGAAATAGATGTAGATAAAAATTTAGAAGCAGCAGCTCAGTTTAATATTTTTACTATACCAGCTATTCTTATATTTATTAAAGGTAAGGAATCAATAAGACAAGCTAGATATATTAATTTAGAAAAAATTGAATATAGTATAAAAAGATATTATGAATTATTTCATAATGAGTAG
- a CDS encoding class I SAM-dependent methyltransferase: MDNLINNWNEINSQKKVWDNIVAEDNKFYYELEGEKIFLSSFEDNDLPKSQYELTALGDMLTKLSSCANIMCKRPGTEEVTFYCHLSQPHGGWLNKVVDKKMLEKVAPPINWRRDVVIEFVNNAVHNYVFNIKEGFAAIDIGCGGGFDSLEVERIMRGIHSDLDYKIVNVDIDEKWLKNNENLSLKMFGKDTNISRYNMSVFDYFDEKNYKNDFENFDNLIVLCNGFAEFFDDDNLTKLYKGIYELTKGFKGKIDIVLPFSVKDEKQEKIGHRIGFKYRTKSREYMLDLVKDIFEEFEVDFEEKHSQIVLKLKK, from the coding sequence ATGGATAACCTTATAAATAATTGGAATGAGATAAATAGTCAAAAAAAAGTATGGGATAATATTGTAGCTGAGGACAATAAATTTTACTATGAACTTGAAGGAGAGAAAATATTTTTAAGTAGTTTTGAAGATAATGATCTTCCAAAATCTCAATACGAACTTACAGCTTTAGGAGATATGCTTACAAAGCTTAGTTCCTGTGCTAATATAATGTGCAAAAGACCTGGAACGGAAGAGGTTACTTTTTATTGTCATTTAAGCCAGCCGCATGGAGGTTGGTTAAATAAAGTAGTAGATAAAAAAATGCTTGAAAAAGTTGCACCTCCTATTAACTGGAGAAGAGATGTTGTTATTGAGTTTGTAAACAATGCTGTACATAATTATGTATTTAATATTAAAGAAGGTTTTGCAGCTATAGATATAGGATGTGGAGGCGGATTTGATAGCCTTGAGGTTGAAAGAATAATGAGAGGTATTCATAGTGATTTAGATTACAAAATAGTTAATGTAGATATAGATGAAAAGTGGCTTAAAAATAATGAAAATTTAAGTTTGAAAATGTTTGGTAAAGATACTAATATAAGTAGATACAATATGTCTGTATTCGATTATTTTGATGAAAAAAATTACAAGAATGACTTTGAAAATTTCGATAACTTAATAGTATTATGTAATGGATTTGCAGAGTTTTTTGATGATGATAATTTAACAAAACTATATAAGGGAATATACGAACTTACAAAAGGGTTCAAAGGAAAAATTGATATTGTACTGCCATTTTCAGTGAAGGATGAAAAGCAAGAAAAAATAGGACATAGAATTGGTTTTAAATATAGAACTAAGTCGAGAGAGTATATGTTAGATTTAGTTAAAGATATATTTGAAGAGTTTGAAGTTGATTTTGAAGAAAAACATAGTCAAATAGTCCTTAAACTAAAAAAGTAA
- a CDS encoding YczE/YyaS/YitT family protein, whose amino-acid sequence MKKCINTIMTLLFGFIVCSIGIILEVNANIGLGPWDAFHIGVIKHIPMSLGNVQIATGLVIVLFTTFMGQIPGWGTISNMILIGIFTDIINNSNIIPVSDNMLQGIIMMVIGIILMAFGTYLYMKVQLGTGPRDGLMVVMVKKTGKSVRFVRNFIEGCALIIGIILGAPVGIGTVIYVFGIGYAVQWIFELFKFDTGDVVHRSILDDYRLVSQSLALKK is encoded by the coding sequence ATGAAAAAATGTATAAATACAATTATGACTTTATTATTTGGTTTTATAGTATGTTCAATAGGAATTATATTAGAAGTAAATGCAAATATAGGTCTTGGACCTTGGGATGCTTTTCATATAGGCGTTATAAAACACATACCAATGAGCCTTGGTAATGTTCAAATAGCTACAGGTCTTGTGATAGTATTGTTCACTACTTTTATGGGACAAATACCAGGATGGGGGACTATATCTAATATGATCCTTATAGGTATATTTACAGACATAATAAATAATTCAAATATAATACCTGTCAGTGACAATATGCTTCAAGGTATAATAATGATGGTTATAGGTATTATACTTATGGCATTTGGAACTTATTTATATATGAAGGTTCAGTTAGGAACAGGACCAAGAGATGGACTTATGGTGGTTATGGTTAAAAAAACAGGCAAATCTGTTAGATTTGTAAGGAATTTTATAGAGGGGTGTGCTCTTATTATAGGTATTATTCTTGGAGCACCTGTTGGTATAGGTACTGTGATTTATGTATTTGGAATAGGGTATGCTGTACAGTGGATATTTGAATTATTTAAGTTTGATACAGGTGATGTTGTTCATAGATCTATCTTAGATGACTATAGGTTAGTATCACAGAGCTTGGCTTTAAAGAAATAA
- a CDS encoding GerAB/ArcD/ProY family transporter, giving the protein MKTEIISDKEGICLITMFVIGTSGVIVTGLQAKQDLWLSVILSIFMAFCMAIIYARLNCIFKGENLFYILEICFGNIIGKLIGLLYVWYTLHLSCLILRDFGEFQLVVLKETPMMVTMMITAFLGIWVLKDGIEVMGRYAKTFAPLIVIVVLTLAIMVSNEMQITNLQPILSQGFKPIMDGAFSAFSFPFGEIVIFTMVFSKFKNKKFTYNVYVLGLLISGSIIFITSTAEVLILGVNTCIETYFPGYVTVGKLDIGDVLQRLEIITTFIFILGGFIKFSVCLLASVNGIAKIFELDDYRFIVTPMSYASLNLAYITANSRMSFFDFSLKIYPYYAFPFQVIIPLILWIIAESRHRKSLNN; this is encoded by the coding sequence ATGAAAACAGAAATTATATCTGACAAAGAAGGCATATGTTTAATTACAATGTTTGTAATAGGAACATCAGGAGTAATAGTTACTGGTCTTCAAGCTAAACAAGATTTATGGTTGTCTGTTATTTTGTCTATATTTATGGCGTTTTGTATGGCTATCATATATGCTAGGCTTAACTGTATTTTTAAAGGTGAAAATTTATTTTATATACTTGAAATATGTTTTGGTAATATTATAGGAAAGCTTATAGGATTATTATATGTCTGGTACACACTTCATTTGAGCTGTCTTATACTAAGAGATTTTGGAGAATTTCAATTGGTAGTACTTAAAGAAACTCCTATGATGGTTACTATGATGATAACAGCTTTTTTGGGAATATGGGTACTTAAAGATGGAATAGAGGTAATGGGAAGATATGCTAAGACTTTTGCTCCATTAATAGTTATTGTAGTCCTTACATTAGCAATTATGGTAAGTAATGAAATGCAAATAACTAATTTACAGCCTATATTATCACAGGGTTTTAAGCCTATAATGGATGGTGCTTTTTCTGCGTTTTCATTTCCATTTGGTGAAATTGTTATATTTACTATGGTATTTTCAAAATTTAAGAATAAAAAATTCACATATAATGTATATGTTTTAGGGTTGTTAATATCAGGAAGTATAATATTTATAACATCTACTGCTGAAGTTTTAATCCTTGGTGTCAATACGTGTATAGAAACGTATTTTCCGGGATATGTAACTGTGGGTAAACTTGATATTGGGGATGTTTTACAACGTTTAGAAATAATAACCACTTTTATATTTATATTAGGTGGTTTTATTAAATTCAGTGTATGCTTACTAGCATCTGTTAATGGAATTGCAAAAATATTTGAGTTGGATGATTATAGATTTATAGTTACTCCTATGTCTTATGCCAGTCTTAACTTAGCGTATATTACTGCTAATAGTAGAATGTCATTTTTTGATTTTAGTTTAAAAATATATCCTTATTATGCATTTCCATTTCAAGTTATAATTCCTTTAATATTGTGGATTATAGCTGAATCAAGGCATAGAAAAAGTTTAAATAACTAG
- a CDS encoding reductive dehalogenase domain-containing protein, protein MKRVDERDTMFARANYQKGSQAYEDYYMKNPHKKSIDDSIRSRPNLCEEGTMTYNELNSAIPEASFQFLGDIIHLCEGKINPEKIICSKKVITKRIKGLAKKYGANLVGITKLQDYHFYTHRGRHEENYGEKINCNHKYAIVFACEMDKDMINRGPMISEVIETSKCYVDTAIVGMILSYYIRNLGYDARNHMDSNYLLIPGLVAKDAGLGEIGRNTILTTKEYGSRVRLGVVSTDLELEIDEPITFGLEDFCRLCKNCAFTCPSQSLSNETEKFSNDKVNWIVNQETCYIKWRYLGTDCGMCIASCPFSQEMESIKKVDTFKGNEQLIGEVLSEFRKKYGKRPFVPGNPDWLR, encoded by the coding sequence ATGAAAAGAGTTGATGAAAGAGACACTATGTTCGCAAGAGCAAATTATCAAAAAGGGTCACAAGCTTACGAAGATTATTATATGAAGAATCCACATAAAAAATCTATCGATGATAGCATACGAAGCAGACCTAATCTATGTGAAGAAGGAACTATGACTTATAACGAGCTCAATAGTGCTATTCCAGAAGCTTCATTTCAATTTTTAGGAGATATAATTCACTTATGTGAAGGTAAGATAAATCCAGAAAAAATTATCTGTAGTAAAAAAGTAATAACAAAAAGAATAAAAGGTCTTGCAAAAAAATACGGTGCAAATCTAGTGGGAATAACTAAGCTTCAAGATTATCATTTCTATACTCATAGAGGAAGACATGAAGAAAACTATGGAGAAAAAATAAATTGCAATCATAAATATGCAATAGTATTTGCATGCGAAATGGATAAAGATATGATAAATAGAGGTCCAATGATATCCGAAGTTATAGAAACCTCAAAATGTTATGTTGATACAGCTATAGTAGGTATGATACTAAGTTATTATATAAGAAATTTGGGATATGACGCTCGTAATCATATGGATTCAAACTATTTATTAATACCAGGTTTAGTTGCCAAAGATGCAGGCCTTGGTGAAATAGGAAGAAATACAATACTAACAACAAAAGAATATGGATCTAGGGTAAGACTTGGGGTTGTAAGCACTGACTTAGAACTCGAAATAGACGAACCTATAACATTTGGACTTGAAGACTTTTGTAGGCTATGTAAAAACTGTGCCTTTACATGTCCGTCTCAATCTCTATCTAACGAAACTGAAAAATTTAGTAACGATAAGGTAAATTGGATCGTAAATCAAGAAACCTGTTATATAAAATGGAGATACCTAGGAACTGACTGCGGTATGTGTATAGCAAGCTGTCCTTTTAGCCAAGAAATGGAATCTATAAAAAAAGTAGATACATTTAAGGGAAATGAACAATTAATCGGTGAAGTATTAAGTGAGTTTAGAAAAAAATACGGAAAAAGACCATTCGTTCCTGGAAATCCCGACTGGTTGAGATAA
- a CDS encoding patatin-like phospholipase family protein → MKNIGLILPGGGMRGVYTSGVIDFFIEKNLRFPYTIGVSAGACNGSAYISNQHGFGKILYTKYLNDKRYFDLRNLFRQNKTVLGMDFIFDEIPNKLELFDFDSFNKAPEKLIITTTNCVNGESVYIDRHNCDDLLKVIRASCSLPFVSPIVEYDKMQLLDGGISDPIPIKKSQNDGNNKNIVILTSQEESSKKPRYLKRLAKKFYTDNITLVEAIDNCYDVYNDSLKYVSEQQKNGKAFVISPSQPVKLNTLDKNYKNINSLYELGYKDASNSYNKMIDYIKN, encoded by the coding sequence ATGAAAAATATTGGTTTAATATTACCAGGTGGAGGAATGAGAGGCGTTTATACCTCCGGTGTTATAGATTTTTTTATAGAAAAAAATCTAAGATTTCCTTATACTATAGGTGTATCTGCTGGAGCTTGTAATGGATCGGCTTATATATCTAATCAACATGGATTCGGAAAAATACTTTATACTAAGTATTTAAACGACAAGAGGTATTTTGATTTAAGAAATTTATTTAGACAGAATAAAACAGTTCTTGGAATGGATTTTATATTCGATGAAATTCCAAACAAACTAGAACTATTTGATTTCGATTCTTTTAATAAAGCTCCCGAAAAACTAATTATAACTACTACTAATTGTGTAAATGGTGAATCTGTATATATAGACAGGCATAATTGTGATGACTTATTGAAAGTTATAAGAGCTTCTTGTAGTTTACCTTTCGTAAGTCCTATTGTAGAATATGACAAAATGCAGCTTTTAGATGGCGGGATTTCAGATCCAATCCCTATAAAAAAATCTCAGAATGATGGAAACAATAAAAATATAGTAATTCTTACAAGCCAGGAAGAATCAAGTAAAAAGCCTAGATATCTAAAGAGACTTGCTAAAAAGTTTTATACAGATAACATTACTCTAGTAGAAGCTATAGATAATTGCTATGATGTATACAACGATTCATTAAAATATGTTAGTGAACAACAAAAAAATGGCAAAGCTTTTGTTATATCACCAAGTCAACCTGTAAAATTGAATACGCTTGATAAGAATTATAAAAATATAAATAGTTTATATGAACTTGGATACAAAGATGCTTCAAACTCCTATAATAAGATGATAGACTACATTAAAAATTAA